One genomic region from Rosa rugosa chromosome 1, drRosRugo1.1, whole genome shotgun sequence encodes:
- the LOC133713525 gene encoding protein phosphatase 2C 77, translating into MEDVAQPVAVPYRLGNLIHEESAVKTQMEITGLKLISNTSTLLSNTSSKPSLPCESISCGNQSYRSKNPQDENRDLISGETINWGGKECKFMPLCNRVLGSSCFQSLVHDEGEICNGSNTCDASTTSVNRAKKICRTSSNGKVFDLDRAPFWGYTSIRGGRPEMEDDVAVIPRLLQIPIQMLVDDSDMSQNPSQLTAHFFGVYDGHGGCQVANYCRERVHSALVEEIEIAKAGLNENTGESWQEQWKEAFTNCFIKVDAEVGGAPKGTHSSNTSASEDSLKPIAPETVGSTAVVVVVCPTHIIVANCGDSRAVLYRGRVAMPLSVDHKPDREDEYERIEAAGGKVIQWDGSRVFGVLAMSRSIGDRYLKPSIIPDPEIMFVSREKEDDCLILASDGLWDVITNEEACDIARRRILVWHKKYGDTVERGEGADPAAEAAAVYLSRLAIQKGSKDNITVVVVDLKASRKFKKKI; encoded by the exons ATGGAAGACGTAGCTCAACCAGTTGCAGTTCCATATAGGCTAGGTAATTTGATTCATGAGGAATCAGCAGTGAAAACCCAAATGGAAATCACTGGTCTCAAGCTAATATCAAATACATCAACCTTGTTATCCAATACTTCTTCAAAACCAAGTCTGCCATGTGAGTCCATTTCTTGTGGAAATCAAAGTTACAGAAGCAAAAATCCACAGGACGAAAATAGAGATCTGATTTCTGGTGAAACCATTAATTGGGGAGGTAAGGAGTGCAAGTTCATGCCTTTATGCAATCGGGTTCTAGGTAGTTCATGCTTCCAATCTTTGGTTCATGATGAGGGTGAGATTTGCAATGGATCTAACACTTGTGATGCATCCACCACTTCGGTGAATCGGGCAAAGAAAATTTGTAGGACAAGCTCCAATGGGAAGGTTTTCGATTTGGATCGTGCACCCTTTTGGGGATACACCTCAATCCGTGGAGGGAGACCAGAGATGGAAGATGATGTTGCAGTTATTCCTAGACTTTTGCAGATTCCTATTCAAATGTTAGTGGATGATTCTGACATGAGCCAAAACCCAAGTCAATTAACTGCCCATTTCTTTGGAGTTTATGATGGACATGGGGGTTGTCAG GTTGCTAATTACTGTCGTGAACGAGTGCATTCAGCTTTGGTTGAAGAGATTGAAATTGCTAAAGCAGGCTTGAATGAAAACACTGGTGAGTCTTGGCAGGAGCAGTGGAAGGAGGCCTTCACCAATTGCTTCATAAAAGTTGATGCTGAGGTTGGAGGAGCTCCCAAAGGCACACATTCAAGCAACACTAGTGCTTCTGAGGATTCTCTTAAACCTATTGCTCCTGAAACTGTTGGTTCTACTGCTGTAGTCGTCGTTGTTTGTCCAACCCATATTATAGTAGCAAACTGTGGTGATTCGAGAGCAGTATTGTACCGCGGAAGAGTGGCGATGCCATTGTCAGTGGATCACAAA CCAGATAGAGAAGATGAATATGAAAGGATTGAGGCTGCTGGAGGCAAGGTCATACAGTGGGATGGTTCTCGTGTATTTGGTGTTCTTGCCATGTCACGGTCCATAG GTGACAGATACTTGAAACCATCAATCATACCGGATCCAGAAATCATGTTTGTTTCTCGAGAGAAGGAAGACGATTGCCTAATCCTAGCCAGTGACGGCTTGTGGGATGTAATAACAAATGAGGAGGCCTGTGACATTGCGCGGAGGCGGATCCTTGTATGGCATAAGAAGTATGGTGATACAGTAGAACGGGGCGAGGGAGCTGATCCTGCAGCCGAAGCTGCAGCAGTGTACCTCTCAAGGCTTGCAATCCAAAAGGGGAGCAAAGACAACATAACTGTTGTAGTGGTAGACCTGAAAGCTTCAAGGAAGtttaagaaaaaaatttaa
- the LOC133713534 gene encoding mitogen-activated protein kinase kinase SIPKK-like isoform X2 — protein MNKGSLGSKLKLTLPPPDEDSIKKFLTHSGTFMDGDLLVNREGVRIVSHREVEVVIQMNIQESIRKQIAQELKINQSSQCPYIVVCYQSFYDNGCISIILEYMDGGSLADLLRKVRSIPEPYISAMCKQVLRGLLYLHHEKHIIHRDFKPSNLLINHRGEIKITDFGVSAIKANTSEQANTFVGTYNYMSPERIQGNSYSYKSDIWSLGLVLLECATGKFPYTPPDQSEGWENFFELMSAVVDLPPPSAPSDQFSPEFCSFISACVQKDPKKRLSAHDLLVHPFISMYDDLNIDLSSYFTEAGSPLATF, from the exons ATGAACAAGGGAAGCTTAGGCTCTAAGCTCAAGCTTACTCTTCCTCCTCCTGATGAAGATTCCATCAAGAAGTTCCT GACTCATAGTGGTACCTTTATGGATGGGGATCTGCTGGTGAATAGGGAAGGGGTTCGGATCGTCTCTCATAGAGAAGTTGAAGTT GTAATCCAAATGAATATTCAGGAGTCTATTCGCAAGCAGATTGCACAAGAATTGAAAATTAATCAATCATCACAATGTCCCTATATTGTTGTATGTTACCAATCCTTCTATGATAATGGTTGCATTTCAATTATCCTAGAGTACATGGATGGTGGATCTTTAGCAGATCTTCTGAGAAAAGTCAGATCAATTCCAGAGCCATATATTTCTGCTATGTGTAAGCAG GTGCTGCGCGGTTTGTTGTATCTTCATCATgaaaaacacataattcacaggGACTTCAAACCCTCGAACTTGTTAATAAATCATAGAGGAGAAATTAAGATAACTGACTTTGGTGTCAGTGCAATAAAGGCAAACACCTCTGAACAGGCAAATACTTTTGTTGGCACATACAACTATATGTCG CCAGAGAGAATACAAGGTAACAGCTATAGCTACAAAAGTGACATTTGGAGCTTGGGCTTAGTACTACTGGAGTGTGCAACAGGTAAATTCCCATATACACCACCAGATCAAAGTGAAGGATGGGAAAACTTTTTTGAGCTTATGAGTGCTGTTGTTGACTTGCCACCACCTTCTGCACCTTCCGATCAGTTTTCTCCAGAGTTCTGCTCATTTATTTCTGCATG tgTACAGAAAGATCCTAAAAAGAGATTGTCAGCACATGATCTCCTA GTGCATCCTTTTATCAGCATGTACGACGACTTGAATATCGACCTTTCATCTTACTTCACTGAAGCAGGATCTCCACTTGCAACCTTTTAA
- the LOC133713534 gene encoding mitogen-activated protein kinase kinase SIPKK-like isoform X1 codes for MNKGSLGSKLKLTLPPPDEDSIKKFLTHSGTFMDGDLLVNREGVRIVSHREVEVPAPIQAADNQMILADLYVVKVIGKGNGGVVQLVQHKWTGQFFALKVIQMNIQESIRKQIAQELKINQSSQCPYIVVCYQSFYDNGCISIILEYMDGGSLADLLRKVRSIPEPYISAMCKQVLRGLLYLHHEKHIIHRDFKPSNLLINHRGEIKITDFGVSAIKANTSEQANTFVGTYNYMSPERIQGNSYSYKSDIWSLGLVLLECATGKFPYTPPDQSEGWENFFELMSAVVDLPPPSAPSDQFSPEFCSFISACVQKDPKKRLSAHDLLVHPFISMYDDLNIDLSSYFTEAGSPLATF; via the exons ATGAACAAGGGAAGCTTAGGCTCTAAGCTCAAGCTTACTCTTCCTCCTCCTGATGAAGATTCCATCAAGAAGTTCCT GACTCATAGTGGTACCTTTATGGATGGGGATCTGCTGGTGAATAGGGAAGGGGTTCGGATCGTCTCTCATAGAGAAGTTGAAGTT CCAGCCCCTATTCAAGCAGCAGACAATCAGATGATTTTAGCAGATCTCTACGTGGTTAAAGTCATTGGTAAAGGAAATGGTGGGGTTGTGCAGTTGGTTCAGCACAAATGGACTGGCCAGTTTTTTGCATTGAAG GTAATCCAAATGAATATTCAGGAGTCTATTCGCAAGCAGATTGCACAAGAATTGAAAATTAATCAATCATCACAATGTCCCTATATTGTTGTATGTTACCAATCCTTCTATGATAATGGTTGCATTTCAATTATCCTAGAGTACATGGATGGTGGATCTTTAGCAGATCTTCTGAGAAAAGTCAGATCAATTCCAGAGCCATATATTTCTGCTATGTGTAAGCAG GTGCTGCGCGGTTTGTTGTATCTTCATCATgaaaaacacataattcacaggGACTTCAAACCCTCGAACTTGTTAATAAATCATAGAGGAGAAATTAAGATAACTGACTTTGGTGTCAGTGCAATAAAGGCAAACACCTCTGAACAGGCAAATACTTTTGTTGGCACATACAACTATATGTCG CCAGAGAGAATACAAGGTAACAGCTATAGCTACAAAAGTGACATTTGGAGCTTGGGCTTAGTACTACTGGAGTGTGCAACAGGTAAATTCCCATATACACCACCAGATCAAAGTGAAGGATGGGAAAACTTTTTTGAGCTTATGAGTGCTGTTGTTGACTTGCCACCACCTTCTGCACCTTCCGATCAGTTTTCTCCAGAGTTCTGCTCATTTATTTCTGCATG tgTACAGAAAGATCCTAAAAAGAGATTGTCAGCACATGATCTCCTA GTGCATCCTTTTATCAGCATGTACGACGACTTGAATATCGACCTTTCATCTTACTTCACTGAAGCAGGATCTCCACTTGCAACCTTTTAA
- the LOC133713549 gene encoding pentatricopeptide repeat-containing protein At1g09190, translated as MINPCREAQRRVLRLLHGPKTRTQLGQIHAHLLRHGLDQLNQLISRFVSVCYSLNKMHYANLIFQHTHNPNILLFNAMIKGFSLCHPFEKSLHIFSDMKRRGVWPDEYTFAPLLKSCSNICHYSLGRCVHGEVLRMGFEWFGSIRVGILELYVTCGRMGDAQHVFDEMSQRDVIVWNLMIRGFCKSGNVDTGLCLFRQMGERNVVSWNSMISCLAHCGRDSEALGVFNEMREESFEPDEATVVSVLPACARLGDVDVGKWIHSYADSKGLLQEVVSVGNSLVSFYCKCGDLDAASSVFDRMAHKNVVSWNSLISGYAFNGRGELGINLFEEMMNTDEKPNDATFVGALTCCAHAGLVEKGRDLFASMTETHRIEPKLEHYGCMVDVLGRSGCLKEAHDLIKSMPMKPNAALWGALLGACSTHGEVKLAELAAKELIDVETWNSGNYVLLSNIYAEEGRWDEVEKVRDLMKENCITKAPGQSAIGKDVYDEEKQSYRLKQA; from the coding sequence ATGATCAACCCTTGCCGTGAGGCCCAACGGAGGGTGCTCCGGCTCCTCCACGGCCCCAAAACCCGAACCCAACTCGGCCAAATCCACGCCCACCTCCTCCGCCACGGCCTCGACCAACTCAACCAGCTCATCTCCCGCTTCGTCTCCGTCTGCTACTCCCTCAACAAAATGCACTACGCCAATCTCATCTTTCAACACACCCACAACCCCAACATCCTCCTCTTCAACGCCATGATCAAGGGCTTCTCGCTCTGCCACCCCTTCGAAAAATCCCTCCACATTTTCTCCGATATGAAACGACGCGGCGTTTGGCCCGACGAGTACACCTTTGCGCCTCTGCTCAAGTCCTGCTCCAACATTTGTCATTATAGTTTGGGCCGGTGTGTGCATGGAGAGGTTTTGAGAATGGGGTTTGAGTGGTTTGGTTCGATTCGGGTTGGGATTCTTGAGCTCTATGTGACTTGTGGGAGGATGGGGGATGCACAGCACGTGTTCGATGAAATGTCTCAGAGAGATGTGATTGTTTGGAATTTGATGATTCGTGGGTTTTGCAAGAGTGGTAATGTCGATACTGGGTTGTGTTTGTTTAGGCAGATGGGTGAGAGGAATGTTGTCTCTTGGAACTCGATGATTTCGTGCTTAGCGCACTGTGGGAGGGACAGTGAAGCTTTGGGGGTTTTTAATGAGATGAGGGAGGAGAGTTTTGAACCGGACGAGGCTACTGTGGTGTCGGTTTTGCCTGCCTGCGCTCGGTTAGGGGATGTTGATGTTGGGAAATGGATACACTCTTATGCAGATTCTAAAGGACTTCTGCAAGAAGTTGTATCTGTGGGGAACTCGCTTGTGAGTTTTTACTGTAAATGTGGAGATTTGGATGCTGCGTCTAGTGTTTTTGACCGAATGGCGCACAAAAATGTTGTTTCCTGGAACTCTTTGATTTCGGGGTATGCTTTTAATGGGAGAGGAGAACTTGGGATCAACTTGTTCGAGGAGATGATGAACACAGATGAGAAACCAAACGATGCCACGTTTGTTGGGGCATTAACATGCTGTGCGCATGCAGGCTTGGTTGAAAAGGGAAGGGATTTGTTTGCTTCAATGACTGAAACTCACCGAATTGAGCCGAAACTAGAGCATTACGGATGCATGGTTGATGTTCTTGGCAGAAGTGGATGTCTGAAGGAGGCTCATGACTTGATCAAGAGCATGCCTATGAAACCAAATGCTGCCTTATGGGGTGCACTGCTTGGTGCGTGCTCTACTCACGGTGAAGTAAAGCTTGCGGAACTTGCGGCTAAAGAGCTTATTGATGTTGAAACGTggaattctggaaattacgtgttgtTATCCAATATTTACGCCGAAGAAGGCCGGTGGGATGAAGTTGAGAAAGTCAGGGACTTGATGAAGGAAAACTGCATCACAAAAGCACCCGGACAGAGTGCCATTGGAAAGGATGTTTATGATGAGGAAAAGCAGAGCTATCGACTTAAGCAAGCCTGA